The Lycium barbarum isolate Lr01 chromosome 10, ASM1917538v2, whole genome shotgun sequence genome includes a region encoding these proteins:
- the LOC132614180 gene encoding uncharacterized protein LOC132614180 yields MTSVFNEEILADKLSKLNSTQQCIETLSHWCIFHRDKAELVVTTWGKQFHSSEMAQKVPLLYLANDILQNSKRKGNEFVTEFWKVLPGALKEVVGKGDDHGKNVVSRLVNIWEERRVFGSRTQSLKDTMLGEELPPPLEFGRKRSRSVRIVKRDSRSIKTKLTVGGTAEKIVSAFHSVISEHSTEDEEMSKCKSSVHHVRKMEKDVDMALAKAKDPKRKTLSKELEEEESILKQCIEKLKVVEANRLTLVSQLREALNEQESELENIRTQIQVAEAQAGEASNMRKHLDDEDFVGEKKPLAITSTSASSKKTAAAIAAEVADKLTASSSSQYIMSSVLSTFAAEAAKTAGLSKPATNNSISKPEKSLSDSNVLLPAQQLLNPPQSNPYQSMMVPHPTVHGQMPNTPGQYHSNPTSQQYLQPSAGMVSPYGYALPSVPPPPAPPSYMMQQQYVVQQQQVPLPQQAPPPNFRPLTPIQPPGMVYYSQPHHSQ; encoded by the exons ATGACTAGTGTTTTCAATGAGGAGATACTTGCAGACAAGCTTTCAAAGCTCAACAGCACTCAGCAGTGCATTGAAA CATTGTCCCATTGGTGCATCTTCCACCGAGATAAAGCAGAGCTGGTTGTTACAACATGGGGTAAACAGTTCCACAGTTCCGAAATGGCTCAGAAAGTCCCTCTACTGTACCTTGCAAATGACATCCTGCAAAACAGCAAGCGTAAAGGAAATGAGTTTGTCACCGAGTTTTGGAAGGTTCTTCCTGGAGCACTCAAGGAGGTTGTCGGAAAAGGCGATGACCATGGAAAGAATGTAGTTTCCAGATTG GTTAATATATGGGAAGAAAGGAGAGTTTTTGGATCTCGAACACAGAGCCTGAAAGATACAATGCTTGGAGAAGAGCTGCCACCGCCATTAGAATTTGGTAGAAAACGAAGTCGTTCTGTCAGAATAGTTAAAAGAGATTCGCGATCCATAAAAACG AAATTGACTGTTGGAGGAACAGCTGAAAAAATAGTGTCAGCATTTCACTCGGTAATCAGCGAGCATTCTACTGAAGATGAAGAAATGAGCAAATGCAAGTCTTCTGTTCACCATGTGAGAAAGATGGAAAAGGATGTCGACATGGCCCTTGCAAAAG CAAAAGATCCAAAGAGAAAAACCTTATCCAAAGAACTGGAGGAGGAAGAAAGTATTTTGAAACAGTGTATTGAGAAACTTAAAGTTGTTGAGGCAAATAGATTGACTCTTGTGTCACAGTTAAGAGAAGCACTAAATGAACAG GAATCTGAACTAGAGAACATTCGGACTCAGATACAG GTGGCGGAAGCACAGGCAGGGGAAGCCAGCAACATGCGTAAGCATCTGGATGACGAAGATTTTGTGGGAGAAAAAAAGCCTTTGGCTATAACATCAACATCAGCATCAAGCAAGAAGACAGCTGCGGCAATTGCAGCTGAGGTAGCTGACAAGCTTACAGCTTCTAGCTCCTCTCAGTATATCATGTCATCGGTCCTCTCTACATTTGCTGCTGAGGCGGCAAAAACAGCCGGACTGTCAAAACCAGCCACCAACAATTCTATTTCAAAACCAGAAAAGTCTCTATCAGATTCAAATGTTTTACTGCCAGCACAACAGTTACTTAATCCTCCCCAAAGTAACCCTTATCAGTCAATGATGGTTCCTCATCCCACAGTGCATGGTCAAATGCCAAATACTCCGGGTCAATATCATTCTAATCCAACATCCCAGCAGTATTTACAGCCATCAGCAGGAATGGTGAGCCCTTATGGTTATGCTTTGCCATCTGTACCACCTCCGCCAGCACCTCCATCGTATATGATGCAGCAACAATATGTAGTACAACAGCAACAAGTACCGTTACCTCAACAAGCTCCGCCTCCTAATTTCCGTCCTTTAACACCTATTCAGCCTCCTGGAATGGTGTACTATTCTCAACCACATCATTCACAATGA